A genomic segment from Bacteroidota bacterium encodes:
- a CDS encoding M23 family metallopeptidase: MGKILLSFCTCLVPMHCGSSPIPKPTKANASTPKIHDLYMDSTLADGFDYPFGDGNGGGDYIDKATGLKHSGWYIATKTTEVYALGVHTGEDWNGKGGGNTDLGQVVCTTGKGLVKAAQDFGVPWGNIIVIEHRFIENNKVDTIYSVYMHLATISVKENDLLNKRQLIGTIGDGSGS; encoded by the coding sequence ATGGGTAAAATTCTCCTCAGTTTTTGTACATGTTTGGTGCCGATGCATTGCGGCTCTTCGCCAATTCCGAAGCCTACTAAAGCAAATGCCTCTACTCCCAAAATACATGATTTATATATGGACTCGACCTTGGCCGATGGATTTGATTATCCCTTTGGAGATGGAAATGGCGGCGGAGATTATATAGACAAAGCGACAGGATTAAAACACAGCGGTTGGTATATCGCTACCAAAACTACTGAAGTATACGCATTAGGTGTGCATACGGGCGAAGACTGGAATGGCAAAGGCGGTGGCAATACCGATTTAGGGCAGGTTGTGTGTACTACAGGAAAAGGATTAGTAAAAGCAGCTCAAGATTTTGGTGTACCATGGGGTAATATTATAGTTATCGAGCACCGTTTTATTGAGAATAATAAGGTGGATACAATATACTCTGTGTATATGCATTTGGCAACGATATCGGTGAAGGAAAATGATCTCCTAAACAAACGTCAATTGATTGGAACTATTGGCGATGGCAGTGGA